ATTGTCGCGGAAGGATTTAATTATTTCCGGAAACAAAGGTTCAAGAGGATTATTTCAGATATTGTTCTTATTTTAATGATATTAATATTGGCTTTTTTGACTTTTCAAAGAACTAAAACATGGAAAAGCAGTTTTTCGCTTTGGAATAGCGTTTTAAAAGTTTATCCGAATACGGCAAGAGCTCTTAAGGGGTTGGGAGACGCGTATAAAGAACAAGGTGATTACAAAAAAGCTCTGCAGGAATATTCTAAGGCTTTGGAATCTAAACCGGGTTATATTGATGCGTTGAATAATCGGGGGAATTTATATTCTTTGCTTAGTGATTATGCAAATGCAGAAAAGGATTTTAATTTCGGCATTAAAATTAGCCAAAAAAATCCGGGAATTTACTATAATCGAGGCCTTATATATGAAAAAACAAACAGGTTATATAAAGCTGTTTCTGATTATTCTAATGCTATAGCGCTTAGCCCGGGAAATGCTGAGTTTTATAATAATAGAGGTGTTGTCTTTGCCAGGCTTAATAAATATCAATTGGCAATAAATGATTTTGAGGGAGCATTAAAACTCAATCCACAGCTAACCGCCGCTCGTACCAACCTGGAACATGCTTTAAAGCTAATAACTAAGAACAGAAACAAATAATGTCCTCCTAATTGGAAAGAATAAAAAATACTTGACAAAGTAATTATACTGCTGTATAATTATACAGGGGTATAGTAACAGTTTAGATTAAATATCAAATGTCAAAAATTAAATACAAGTCTATATAAAAGATCAGTTTCTGTTTTCAAACTTTTAAATTTGAAAATTGATTTTTGATATATTTAAGAGGTACTATTATGAGTAGGCCATCAACTAATACTGATAAGAGAATGATTGAAGCTGCCAAAGCGCTTATTCCTCAGACGGGTTTTAAGGGGCTCAGAATCCGGGATGTTGCAAGAAAAGCAGGTGTAAATCTCGGTATGTTCAACTATTATTTTAAAACAAAAGAGAAATTCATTGAAATACTTCTTACCGAACTTTATGGGGAATTCCTGAATACTCTTGAAATCGAAACCCAAGAAGGGGGGGCAGCAAGAGAGCATCTAAAAAACGCTTTAGAAAAAATCGGGGTATTTATAAGGGATCACCGCCATCTGGTTTTCCCCTTATTTGAAGAGATTGTTTCGGGGAACCGCGAGATAATGGAATTTGCAAAAATCAACATGTCAAAACATTTTTTTATTCTTTTTGATCTTATCAAAAAATGCCAAAAAGAAGGTTCAATTTCAAAAAATATTCCTATTCCGGCTGCGTTACTATGTTTAATTGTGCCCGTCGCGATTCCGAATCTAGCTATGAAAGCATTTGAAAAATATTATTCAAAAACGCTTATAAATATATTAACTAAACCGTTTCAGTCTATGTTTTTGTCTGATATGTCTATCAAACAAAGGGTAGAAATTGTCCTAAAAGGCGTATCGCCGGGTGATTAGTATGAAAAAAGTTATCCACACCTTACTAACGGCTCTAATATTGATTGGATTTTCAGTTATTTTAGTGGCTAAGGATATTCCATTAGTCTCGCTAAAACTTTCTGATATTGAGCAAAAAACTGCTGAAAATTCACCTCGTTTAAAAGCTTCACAAAAAGAAACCGAAGCCTTCATTAAAAGGTCAGAAAGTGCTAAAGCGCAACTATTTCCTAAATTAAATTTTGAGGGTTCATATAGATATATATCCGTTATTCCTGAAATAGACATCCCTATCAAAGGATTCGGGTCACTAAAACTAGGGGACAATACAAACTACAGCATTGGGCCGGCACTTTATTGGACAGTATGGGACAAAAACGCAATAAGAAATAACTGGCTCAGCTTTAAATCACAGGCAACTTCCAAAAAATATGAAACGGAAACAATCGAAAGACAGATTATGCTTGCTGCAAGAGTTGCTTATTTCCAAGCCGGCCTGGCAAATGAACAGGTTTTACTTTTGTCTGATGCCTTAAAAGTTTTACAGGCACAATACGAAGATATCGTTATTAACGTAAAAGCCGGCGCCAAAAGCCGAATGGACGAACTTTCTGCTCATCAGGAAGTTATTATTAAAATGAAACAGCTAAGAACCGCGCGCTCATATTTAGCCCAATGTTTAGACGATCTCAGTGCTTTGACAAATGAAAAATACGGCGATAATCCGATGGTTCCTTTCAGCGCCGGTATTATAGAAAATTTACCCAAAAATATTACTTCTCCGACACTTTTCCTTGAAATAGAACCAGTGGATGCGTTAATTAAAAAGTTTGAAAAATACAAAAAATCAAAACTTTCCGAAAACCATCCAAATGTTATTAGCATGGAAGAACTTGCTGAGTCAGCAAAGCTTTTATCCAAAAGCATATCTTCAGGACTCTGGCCGAAATTACAGTTTAGCGCAAGGACATCTTTAGATTATCCGAATGGCCCTAAACTTGAAGCTATTAACCAAAATGCTTTGGGAGTAAATCTGACTTGGATACTGTTTGAAGGGAGTGCTTCAAGAAAAAAGTCCCAAGAAAATATTTTATTGGGCGAAGCGCAAACCGAAAAAAGAAATCAGGTATTGAGAGATCTGCAAAAAGAATGGCAGAAACTTATTGACCAGCTAGCTGATCTTGAGGAGCAGAAAGTTTTGAATGAGCAATATGTTTCTGAAGCAAAGGAGCTTTCAAAAATCGTTTATAGTTCTTACAAAGCAGGATCGGCAAACTTTATTGATGTGCAAAACGCAAATTACCGTTTGTTGGAAGCAAAAACACAATCTGTCAAAACTAAATTTCAAATACTGGTTAATCTTGTGACAATGGCAAGCTTAGCAGAATAACAGCAGGTTAATACGGAGACAGGTTGAGAGTGGGGCAGATTAAGAGAGGAACAGAATTTTTTACTTAAGCTGAATCTCAACCTCAACCTGTCTTGAAAGGGAGGAAAATATGAAACCAAAACTAATTCCATTGATTTTAGTAATTGTGATTGTTGCTGGCATCATCATCTACCAACTGGCAAAACAGAGTGAATTTATGTATGCGGGCACCATTGAAGCAACGGAAGTAGAATTGTCAAGCCGGCTGACGGCCACGATAGACGAGATAAATGTTGATGAAGGAAGTAAAGTAAAAAAAGGGGACATTTTAGTAAGACTTTTGATTGAAGATATAAATATCGCCTATGATTCCGCAGAGAAGGATTATAAACGCGCTGTTGAGCTTCGTAAAGCCGGTTCCATGAATCAGGAAACTTTTGACCGCATCCGATTTAAACGGGACGATATCTTAGTAAAAGTCGGCTGGGCTACAATAAAAGCGCCTAATGACGGCACTATTCTCTTGAAATTTCATGAGCCCGGCGAAATGGTAAATCCCGGTACAAAACTTCTCGCCTTGGCGGATCTTTCTAAGGTATGGGCTTATGTTTATGTTCCTCAACCGCTATTATCTAAGATTTCTCTTGGAATGCCTGTAGACGGATTTATTCCTGAGTCCAAAATGAAAAAAATCCCGGGAAAAATAGTGCATATCAAAGATGAGGCAGAATTTACTCCGCGAAATGTTCAGACCAGAAAAGAAAGAACAAGGCTCGTTTATGGCGTTAAAGTAGAATTTGAAAATAGCGACGGTTTCCTTAAACCGGGAATGACGATCGAAGTTAAACTCCCGGCGTAAATGGCAGGTTGAGCCTAAGTTCAATGAAAAGCAAAAAAATATATGGGAAGTGTCCCTGATTACCAAAAAGGGTGGTGAATGACATGTCTAACCATAAACCCACCAATGTCGGCGTAGAAATAAAAAATCTTTCAAAGAATTTCAAAAATAATCAGGCAATTGACAACTTGAGCATTAACTTTGAACCGGGGCTTCTTCACGGAATAATCGGACCCGACGGAGCAGGAAAAACTACTTTTTTAAGAATTCTTTCAGGGCTACTTAATCCTACCAAAGGAACCATTCAATTTATAGATAACGGAAAACCCATCGCTTTTGAAACTATAAGGCCTTTCATAGGATACATGCCTTCGCGGCCGAGCCTTTATCCCGATCTTTCGGTTGAAGAACATTTAATGTTTTTTAGAGATCTTTATCAGCTTTTGCCGGAAGAGTACGAGAAAAAGAGTAATGAACTTCTTGAAATCAGCAGGCTTAAAGTTTTCAAGGACAGAAAAGCTATAAATCTTTCGGGCGGGATGTATAAAAAGTTAGGCCTTATGTGCGCTCTTCTTCGCTCGCCCTCAGTTCTGCTTTTGGATGAGCCTACCAACGGAGTAGACCCCATTTCAAGAAGAGAACTGTGGGACTTATTGTATCGGCTTTCTGATGAAAAAATTCTTATTCTTATTTCGACGGCTTATATGGATGAAGCTGAAAGGTGCACGCGCGTTCATTTTATTGAATCGGGAAAACTTTTGGAAAGCGGCATTCCGGAAATTATATTAGAAAAGAAAAAAATTAAAAGTTTTGATGACTTATTCTTAAGGAAAAATCAAAATGAATGAAATTGAAAAAACCATTGAAATATCTAATCTTACCGTAAAATTCGGTGATTTTACGGCAGTGGATGATGTTTCTTTTAGCGTGAACAAAGGCGAGATATTCGGCTTTCTGGGAGCAAATGGCGCGGGAAAAACTACAACTATCAGGGTAATGTGTGGTTTGTTGATTCCGAACATAGGAGATGTAAAAATAGCAGGACATGGCTTTAGTGACGGGGGGACCGATATAAAGAAGAAAGTCGGCTATATGTCGCAGAAGTTTACTCTTTATGACGACTTGACTGTAATTGAAAATCTGCAATTCAAGGCTTCTTTGAGAAAGATTGAAGAAAAGGCCTTAAAAATAAGGATTAAAGAACTTTTTGAATTTATAGGGTTCAATTATCCTGAAAATATGATGGTACGCGATTTGCCTTCCGGTATCAAACAGCAGGTTTCTTTATGCGCTACTTTATTGCATGACCCTGAAATAATATTTTTGGATGAACCCACCTCCGGAGTATCTCCGGAAGTCAGAAAGAAGTTCTGGGCGTTAATTGATAAATTATCCAAAGAAGGAAAAACTGTAATTGTCACTTCCCATTATCTGAACGAAGCTGAGGAATGCCAAAGAATCGCTTTAATGCGTACAGGTAAACTGATAGCATTGGATAGTCCTGAGATGCTGAAAGTTAAAACTTATCCTGAAGGTCTTGTTGAAATATATTGCAAAAATACCGGCGCAGAATGCCTGGATAAAATATACAAAGATCAATCAATTGAAAAAATTTGGCCTTTCGGCCATAAGTATCACGCAGTTTTTAAAAACAAGCAACTTATTGAAAAATATCTTGAAAATGTGCCGGAGGGATTTTCAGCAAAAAGAATACAGCCTTCACTTGAAGATGTGTTTATGAAGCTTGTAGAAGAGAAGTAAGCCAAGAAGTAGGGTGATTCTTATGATAGAAAAATTTAATATTTCCAGGGCCCTTTCAGTTGCTAGAAAGGAAATAATGCATATTTTGAGGGATCCTTTTACGCTCGGAATGGCGATAGGGATACCGATAGTTTTCGTGATATTTTTCGGATTTGCGATAGATTTTGATTTTAAAGGTATAAAACTTTCTGTATTTGATTTTGACCATTCAAGACAATCCAGAGAACTCGTTTCGGTTTTTTCGTCGTCAGGGTATTTCGTGCCTTCAAGCGGTTACCATTTAGGGAACCCCATTTCGGATGTTGAATCGGAACGCTCGTTTATGGCTTTGATTATTAATCCCGGGTTCGGGAAAAAGATCGTATCGGGTGAAGGAGATAAAGTTCAACTCCTTATGGACGGAACGGATAACAGAAAAGCAGGCGCTGTAAATGGATATGTCGCAGGCATTAATCAGGCTGTGATTCGCAGGCTTACCGGCGCTGCTTATAAAAGTCCGATAGATTATGAAACTAGGTTTTTATATAATCCGGAACTAAATACAAAATGGTTTATTGTTCCCGGGCTTATTGTAATCATAATCGGCCTTTTATCAATACTTATGACCGCATTAACCGTTGCAAGAGAATGGGAAAACGGTTCAATGGAATTGCTTTTGTCAACGCCGGTTACTCCTTTGGAAATCGTGATATTACACGCCAGCAGCAGAAAGCAATGCAGTTTTCCTTTATAGTCGGGCTTCTTCCATCCCTTCTTCTTTCAGGATTTATTTTCCCCGTAGAAAATATGCCTATTTTTTTCAGATATTTTACTATGATTCTTCCTCCGAGATGGTTTATAGAAATAATAAGAGCTATTTTTCTTAAAGGTTCGGGGCTAATAGCTTTGTCTTTGCCGTTTACAGTTTTGATTATAATGATGCTCTTTCTGATTTTCGTTGCAGTAAAAAAATCCAAAAAGGATGTTGAGCCATGAATAAGACTATTTTGGGATTTTTAAAAAAAGAGTTTGCCCAAACACTGCGGGATCCTGTTATGAGGGTGTTTATTTTTGCCGCACCGCTTATTCAGCTTCTCCTTTTTGGCTATGCAATTTCAATGGAGTTCAGGAACTTAAAAATGGCGGTTATTTATGAACCGAGCGACTATATCGCAAGACAGCTTTCAGAAAATATATATGCTTCAGGCTGGTTTGTAGGAGCAGAACTAATCAGCCGTGATCCCGAAGTAATTATCCGTTCCGGCAAAGCAGATGTAGTTTTATCTATGCCGCGCAACGGCCTTACAAAAACTATAAAAAAAGAAGGCAGTGCAAAAATTCAGCTTCTGATTGATTCTCAAAATTCATTAAAAGCGCGGGCTATTGAGGCATATATAAATTCCATAACAAAAAAGTTTATCATTGAAAGATTCCCTGCTCAAGCGAAAACTTTGCCCGTTTCATTTGATGTCAGGATTTTATTTAATCCTACCCTGCAGACAAATATTTTTATGGTTCCGGGAGTAATGACGTTAATACTTTGTATTGTTACGATGATGTTGACGGGGATGTCTTTAGCGCGCGAAAAAGAGATGGGGACTTTTGAAACAATAATAGCAGCCCCGCTTAAAAATATAGAAATAATTATAGGAAAAACTCTTCCGTATCTTATTATCGGCCTTTGCGACGCTTCGCTAATCCTTTTAGCCGGAATAGTAATTTTTGATATGCCGGTTAGGGGATCAGTGTTTCTGGTTGGTCTTGCGGCTCTGATATTTGTCTGCGCGACTGTGAGTATTGGGATGCTAATTTCAACATTTGCTAAAAATCAGCAGCAGGCAATGATGGGAACTTTCCTGTTTTTATTTCCGGCGGCGCTTATGTCCGGGATATTTTACCCGGTTGAAAGCATGCCACCGGTTTTAAGGTTTATCGGTTACCTAGATCCTTTGAAATATTTTATCAGTATTTTAAGAAATATTATGCTAAAAGGCGCCAATCCTGAAATGGTTTGGTCTAACCTTGCTGTTTTAGTTGTTATGACTATTATCATCGTGTTTGTTACCAACCGCCGTTTCCATCAAACGCTTAATTAGTTACCAGAAACCGGTAACCAGGCACCAGTAACAGCATAGGCCGACTCTTCATTATAAATTTGTAAGGAGTTTTTTACCCCTTTTGAGCCGTCAATGAGCGAGATTTTTTTCGGGGGTATTCGGCGAGGATGTCTGAAGCCCATCATGGCGAAGCCGAAGGGCAAGTTCCGGAGCCGCCGAAAAAATATTGAGCGAGTGGCTCAGTGGGTGCATTTCTTTTGATTACTTTTCTTTAGGCAAGTAAAGAAAAGTAATCGGGGGCGTAGGGGCAGGATAGCCCCACTAAATCGTCTTATCTTTGAACAAATTTCTAGAAATATAGAAAATAAAAAAACCCTGACTAAAAATCAGGGTTTTTCTATTTTTGCAAAGTCAAAAGCTATCTATGTTGTAAAACTAGATTTTCTTTACGTTAGTTGCTTTTGGAC
The DNA window shown above is from Elusimicrobiota bacterium and carries:
- a CDS encoding TetR/AcrR family transcriptional regulator; protein product: MSRPSTNTDKRMIEAAKALIPQTGFKGLRIRDVARKAGVNLGMFNYYFKTKEKFIEILLTELYGEFLNTLEIETQEGGAAREHLKNALEKIGVFIRDHRHLVFPLFEEIVSGNREIMEFAKINMSKHFFILFDLIKKCQKEGSISKNIPIPAALLCLIVPVAIPNLAMKAFEKYYSKTLINILTKPFQSMFLSDMSIKQRVEIVLKGVSPGD
- a CDS encoding TolC family protein, which produces MKKVIHTLLTALILIGFSVILVAKDIPLVSLKLSDIEQKTAENSPRLKASQKETEAFIKRSESAKAQLFPKLNFEGSYRYISVIPEIDIPIKGFGSLKLGDNTNYSIGPALYWTVWDKNAIRNNWLSFKSQATSKKYETETIERQIMLAARVAYFQAGLANEQVLLLSDALKVLQAQYEDIVINVKAGAKSRMDELSAHQEVIIKMKQLRTARSYLAQCLDDLSALTNEKYGDNPMVPFSAGIIENLPKNITSPTLFLEIEPVDALIKKFEKYKKSKLSENHPNVISMEELAESAKLLSKSISSGLWPKLQFSARTSLDYPNGPKLEAINQNALGVNLTWILFEGSASRKKSQENILLGEAQTEKRNQVLRDLQKEWQKLIDQLADLEEQKVLNEQYVSEAKELSKIVYSSYKAGSANFIDVQNANYRLLEAKTQSVKTKFQILVNLVTMASLAE
- a CDS encoding efflux RND transporter periplasmic adaptor subunit, coding for MKPKLIPLILVIVIVAGIIIYQLAKQSEFMYAGTIEATEVELSSRLTATIDEINVDEGSKVKKGDILVRLLIEDINIAYDSAEKDYKRAVELRKAGSMNQETFDRIRFKRDDILVKVGWATIKAPNDGTILLKFHEPGEMVNPGTKLLALADLSKVWAYVYVPQPLLSKISLGMPVDGFIPESKMKKIPGKIVHIKDEAEFTPRNVQTRKERTRLVYGVKVEFENSDGFLKPGMTIEVKLPA
- a CDS encoding ABC transporter ATP-binding protein; the encoded protein is MSNHKPTNVGVEIKNLSKNFKNNQAIDNLSINFEPGLLHGIIGPDGAGKTTFLRILSGLLNPTKGTIQFIDNGKPIAFETIRPFIGYMPSRPSLYPDLSVEEHLMFFRDLYQLLPEEYEKKSNELLEISRLKVFKDRKAINLSGGMYKKLGLMCALLRSPSVLLLDEPTNGVDPISRRELWDLLYRLSDEKILILISTAYMDEAERCTRVHFIESGKLLESGIPEIILEKKKIKSFDDLFLRKNQNE
- a CDS encoding ABC transporter ATP-binding protein, with the protein product MNEIEKTIEISNLTVKFGDFTAVDDVSFSVNKGEIFGFLGANGAGKTTTIRVMCGLLIPNIGDVKIAGHGFSDGGTDIKKKVGYMSQKFTLYDDLTVIENLQFKASLRKIEEKALKIRIKELFEFIGFNYPENMMVRDLPSGIKQQVSLCATLLHDPEIIFLDEPTSGVSPEVRKKFWALIDKLSKEGKTVIVTSHYLNEAEECQRIALMRTGKLIALDSPEMLKVKTYPEGLVEIYCKNTGAECLDKIYKDQSIEKIWPFGHKYHAVFKNKQLIEKYLENVPEGFSAKRIQPSLEDVFMKLVEEK
- a CDS encoding ABC transporter permease, whose protein sequence is MIEKFNISRALSVARKEIMHILRDPFTLGMAIGIPIVFVIFFGFAIDFDFKGIKLSVFDFDHSRQSRELVSVFSSSGYFVPSSGYHLGNPISDVESERSFMALIINPGFGKKIVSGEGDKVQLLMDGTDNRKAGAVNGYVAGINQAVIRRLTGAAYKSPIDYETRFLYNPELNTKWFIVPGLIVIIIGLLSILMTALTVAREWENGSMELLLSTPVTPLEIVILHASSRKQCSFPL
- a CDS encoding ABC transporter permease → MQFSFIVGLLPSLLLSGFIFPVENMPIFFRYFTMILPPRWFIEIIRAIFLKGSGLIALSLPFTVLIIMMLFLIFVAVKKSKKDVEP
- a CDS encoding ABC transporter permease, which translates into the protein MNKTILGFLKKEFAQTLRDPVMRVFIFAAPLIQLLLFGYAISMEFRNLKMAVIYEPSDYIARQLSENIYASGWFVGAELISRDPEVIIRSGKADVVLSMPRNGLTKTIKKEGSAKIQLLIDSQNSLKARAIEAYINSITKKFIIERFPAQAKTLPVSFDVRILFNPTLQTNIFMVPGVMTLILCIVTMMLTGMSLAREKEMGTFETIIAAPLKNIEIIIGKTLPYLIIGLCDASLILLAGIVIFDMPVRGSVFLVGLAALIFVCATVSIGMLISTFAKNQQQAMMGTFLFLFPAALMSGIFYPVESMPPVLRFIGYLDPLKYFISILRNIMLKGANPEMVWSNLAVLVVMTIIIVFVTNRRFHQTLN